A stretch of Candidatus Bathyarchaeota archaeon DNA encodes these proteins:
- the trpS gene encoding tryptophan--tRNA ligase yields the protein MSIDPWGSEIIEDYERIFVDFGVKRIPEHIRTGLKHISFERGIVIGHRDFEKVYQRIVSGRPFINMTGIATSGELHFGHKMIIDIFKFFKDCGGRNYFAICDIDAYVSRPDSRIPSLEVAKKYAVENLSHALALGLDEKDVYVQSRKERRYYEFAFELSKKITESAFRAIYGHLDIGKVAANLLQYADILHPQLPEYEGKMPSVTVIAAEQDPHIRAVRDIAARLPYDFELPSALIIVHLPGLKAGRKMSKSEPETCIFLKDAPEVAARKIMNAFTGGQPTVEEQRKLGGKPEICRVYEFLKFNHPDSAMLRKMYEDCVSGRILCGECKLLTAEFVKQFLERHREKLKDAVELAERIVYG from the coding sequence TTGTCCATAGATCCATGGGGCTCAGAAATCATAGAGGATTATGAGAGGATCTTCGTAGACTTCGGCGTAAAGAGGATCCCTGAGCATATTAGGACCGGTCTTAAACACATAAGCTTCGAGAGGGGAATTGTGATCGGTCACAGGGATTTCGAGAAGGTCTACCAAAGAATAGTCTCCGGTAGACCCTTCATAAACATGACGGGAATAGCTACCTCGGGAGAGCTCCACTTTGGGCATAAGATGATCATAGATATCTTCAAGTTCTTCAAGGATTGTGGGGGTAGAAACTACTTCGCCATCTGCGACATAGACGCCTATGTGAGTAGACCTGACAGTAGGATTCCGAGTCTAGAAGTCGCTAAGAAGTATGCTGTCGAAAACTTGTCGCATGCATTAGCCCTGGGGTTGGATGAGAAGGACGTCTATGTTCAAAGCCGTAAGGAAAGGAGATACTACGAGTTCGCCTTCGAACTTTCCAAGAAAATAACCGAAAGCGCTTTCAGAGCCATATACGGGCATCTAGACATAGGTAAGGTAGCGGCTAATCTGCTTCAGTATGCCGACATACTTCACCCTCAGCTTCCGGAGTATGAGGGGAAGATGCCTTCGGTGACCGTCATAGCCGCAGAGCAGGACCCGCATATAAGGGCGGTCAGAGATATAGCCGCCCGTCTACCATACGACTTTGAGCTTCCATCAGCTTTGATAATAGTTCACCTGCCGGGGCTTAAAGCCGGTAGAAAAATGTCTAAGAGCGAGCCTGAAACCTGTATCTTCCTCAAAGACGCCCCAGAGGTCGCGGCTAGGAAGATTATGAATGCCTTCACAGGTGGTCAGCCAACGGTCGAGGAGCAAAGAAAACTTGGGGGAAAGCCTGAGATCTGTAGGGTCTACGAGTTTCTCAAGTTTAATCATCCTGATAGCGCTATGCTTAGGAAGATGTATGAAGACTGTGTCTCAGGTAGGATACTGTGCGGTGAGTGTAAGCTCCTCACGGCAGAGTTCGTTAAACAATTCCTCGAAAGACATAGGGAAAAGTTGAAAGATGCCGTGGAGCTGGCTGAGAGAATCGTTTACGGATAA
- a CDS encoding phenylalanine--tRNA ligase subunit alpha — translation MKVRLLEGEMQLLKALEKFNGETYDERLVSETGWPSDKVTTMALNMSERGVVKVSVEEEVWIWLTDEGLRYARMGLPERRILEQAMARGGVKISKLEGVEDWEKPIGLAWFRRKGWGVIRGGRVEAAGEFPKGADEKLIELIASKGKVRLTELPEELRKTVKTLKSRRLVETGKVTRRLISLTELGWGVLRGDVEVLEEVSRLTRDLIVSGRWRNVILKKYDVSLPSYRAPIGRLHFWREILNHIRRVWVEMGFKEMEGPILETCFWDYDALYVPQDHPARDLQDTFYVKTPGRGRLPNPELVDRVRRTHEDGWTTGSIGWRYEWSVEEARRTLLRTHTTAVSVRTLAILKEAELPAKFFSVGRVFRNEKPDRTHLCEFYQTEGIVVDENANMKHLVGYLREFFKRLGFPEARFRPAYFPYTEPSLEVEVYHPPTGKWIELGGAGIFRPEVVKPLLGRDIPVLAWGLGPERMVMLNYGLKDIRELIMNDLETLRRAPVWMG, via the coding sequence TTGAAGGTTAGGCTTCTGGAGGGTGAGATGCAACTTCTTAAGGCCCTCGAAAAGTTTAATGGAGAGACCTACGACGAGAGGCTCGTCTCTGAGACCGGTTGGCCGTCTGACAAGGTTACTACTATGGCTTTGAACATGAGTGAGAGAGGGGTAGTGAAGGTCTCGGTCGAGGAGGAGGTTTGGATTTGGCTGACAGATGAGGGGTTAAGATATGCACGGATGGGACTACCTGAGAGGCGTATACTCGAGCAGGCTATGGCTAGAGGTGGAGTAAAAATTTCGAAGCTTGAAGGAGTTGAGGACTGGGAGAAACCCATAGGCTTGGCTTGGTTCAGGAGGAAGGGCTGGGGCGTTATACGAGGCGGTAGAGTAGAAGCGGCCGGTGAGTTCCCTAAGGGAGCCGATGAGAAGCTTATAGAACTCATAGCCTCTAAGGGTAAGGTTCGTTTAACAGAGTTACCAGAGGAACTGAGAAAGACGGTTAAGACCTTGAAATCTAGAAGGCTTGTCGAGACCGGGAAGGTCACTAGAAGACTGATCTCTCTTACGGAATTGGGCTGGGGCGTTTTAAGGGGCGATGTCGAAGTTCTGGAGGAGGTTTCGAGGCTAACGAGAGACCTGATCGTCTCCGGCAGATGGAGAAATGTAATACTTAAGAAATACGACGTGTCGCTCCCCAGCTATAGGGCGCCTATAGGCCGGTTACATTTCTGGAGAGAGATTTTAAACCACATCAGAAGGGTCTGGGTCGAGATGGGGTTCAAGGAAATGGAGGGGCCCATACTCGAGACATGCTTCTGGGACTACGACGCCCTATACGTGCCTCAAGACCATCCTGCTAGAGACCTTCAGGATACGTTTTATGTTAAAACTCCTGGAAGAGGTAGGCTTCCGAATCCTGAGCTTGTCGATAGGGTTAGACGAACTCACGAAGATGGGTGGACTACGGGCTCGATAGGATGGAGGTACGAGTGGAGTGTCGAGGAGGCTAGGAGAACGCTGCTTAGAACTCATACGACCGCGGTATCGGTTAGAACTTTAGCGATCCTTAAGGAGGCCGAGCTACCTGCTAAGTTCTTCTCTGTCGGTAGGGTTTTCAGAAACGAGAAGCCAGACCGCACGCATCTATGCGAGTTCTACCAGACGGAGGGTATAGTAGTAGACGAGAACGCTAATATGAAGCACTTGGTAGGCTATCTCAGAGAGTTCTTCAAGAGACTTGGGTTTCCAGAGGCTAGATTCCGACCTGCATACTTCCCATATACCGAGCCGTCGCTAGAGGTCGAAGTATACCATCCACCGACAGGTAAGTGGATCGAGCTGGGTGGAGCTGGGATATTTAGACCCGAGGTCGTAAAGCCACTGTTAGGTAGAGATATCCCCGTTTTGGCATGGGGTCTCGGGCCTGAGAGGATGGTCATGCTAAACTACGGGCTTAAAGACATCAGAGAGTTGATCATGAACGACTTGGAGACGCTTAGGAGAGCACCGGTCTGGATGGGGTGA
- a CDS encoding phenylalanine--tRNA ligase subunit beta encodes MPVIRVGLEDFRRLVGLRLSLSRLREEIPMMGLGWERDDPEGFEVEVFPNRPDMLSPEGLARTYKGFIGLERGVPDYVVKRGFYEAYVDAAVKSVRPYIAFATIKNVPMDEEVFKSIIQIQEKLHISYCRNRRKGSIGVHDLDKLKPPVRYTVKPLSFRFRPLDSEEEMSIREILRRHPKGVEYGHLLSGFKYCPILEDSQGMVLSMPPVINSEYTRVTLETKNLFIDCTGLDWRTVNSVLNIIATSLAERGCQIYTVKIHYPYDTPVGKEVETPDLAPSEMKLPLSLVDKVFGEHLDAEEVVKLLAKMRFDAVKLSEGELLVKIPAYRVDIMHPVDLVEDVIIAYGYNLIEPEIPQFATIGGESLLERFSSKVRSIMVGLGYQEVMTEILTNPRDLFVKMRVKPEPVVELENPKTVEYTVCRSWLLPGLMKVLARNRHREYPQRIFEVDDVVVLDENSETGGRSLRKLAAVSIHSEADYAEVKAVVDTFLDILAVKHRVEPGIHPSFIDGRTGFIKTLKGETFGFLGEIHPEVLINFGLENPTVGFEIDLEAIMRLKGFGRRP; translated from the coding sequence ATGCCGGTTATAAGAGTCGGATTAGAGGATTTCAGAAGACTGGTTGGGCTTAGGCTTTCCTTGAGTCGTCTTAGAGAGGAAATCCCTATGATGGGGCTAGGGTGGGAGAGAGATGACCCTGAGGGGTTTGAGGTAGAAGTCTTTCCCAATAGACCTGATATGCTTAGCCCCGAAGGACTTGCCAGGACCTATAAGGGGTTTATAGGTCTTGAGAGAGGTGTGCCTGATTACGTGGTTAAACGCGGTTTCTACGAGGCTTATGTAGACGCCGCCGTTAAATCCGTCAGGCCGTATATAGCCTTCGCGACTATTAAAAACGTCCCCATGGATGAGGAGGTGTTTAAGAGCATCATCCAGATCCAGGAGAAGCTTCACATATCATATTGTAGAAACCGTAGAAAGGGCTCTATCGGTGTCCACGACCTCGATAAGCTTAAACCCCCGGTGAGGTATACGGTTAAGCCTCTTAGCTTCAGGTTTAGACCGCTAGACTCTGAGGAAGAGATGAGTATACGTGAAATCCTTCGAAGACATCCGAAGGGCGTAGAATATGGCCATCTATTAAGCGGGTTTAAGTATTGCCCGATCTTAGAGGATTCTCAGGGCATGGTTCTATCCATGCCACCGGTGATAAACTCCGAGTACACGAGGGTAACCCTCGAAACCAAGAACCTCTTCATAGACTGCACAGGTCTAGACTGGAGGACCGTGAACTCCGTCTTAAATATAATAGCCACCTCCCTTGCAGAGCGGGGTTGCCAGATATACACCGTCAAGATTCACTATCCATACGATACCCCCGTCGGTAAAGAGGTTGAAACCCCTGACCTAGCCCCTAGCGAGATGAAGCTTCCACTAAGCCTCGTCGATAAAGTCTTTGGTGAACATCTCGATGCCGAAGAGGTCGTTAAACTCTTGGCTAAGATGAGGTTCGACGCGGTCAAGCTTTCTGAGGGAGAACTCCTCGTAAAGATCCCGGCGTATAGAGTCGATATAATGCACCCGGTGGACTTGGTTGAGGACGTTATCATAGCGTACGGCTACAATCTTATAGAGCCTGAGATCCCTCAGTTCGCGACCATAGGTGGTGAAAGCCTGTTAGAAAGATTTTCCTCTAAGGTTAGGAGTATCATGGTAGGCTTAGGCTACCAGGAGGTTATGACTGAGATTCTAACGAATCCCAGAGACCTGTTCGTTAAAATGAGAGTTAAACCTGAGCCTGTGGTGGAGCTTGAGAATCCTAAGACAGTCGAGTACACGGTCTGCAGGAGCTGGCTTCTACCCGGTTTGATGAAGGTTCTAGCTAGGAATAGACATAGGGAGTACCCGCAGAGGATATTCGAGGTCGACGACGTAGTCGTCTTAGACGAGAACTCCGAAACCGGAGGAAGATCCCTCAGAAAGCTAGCTGCGGTATCGATACACTCAGAGGCCGACTACGCGGAGGTTAAAGCCGTAGTAGACACTTTTCTCGACATCCTTGCAGTCAAGCACAGGGTCGAGCCAGGGATTCATCCGAGTTTCATAGATGGAAGGACAGGATTTATAAAAACCCTTAAGGGGGAGACCTTCGGATTCCTAGGCGAGATCCATCCAGAGGTTCTGATAAACTTCGGATTAGAAAACCCTACGGTAGGGTTCGAGATAGACCTTGAGGCGATCATGAGGCTTAAGGGGTTTGGACGGAGACCCTAG
- a CDS encoding DMT family transporter, with product MVVVLIWSSNWPIMKVGLTYVDPWSFIYHRFLLSTTALFLLLLILKRKVPTDRRVLVRLFILGLITSIGITLTSLGLVYEKSGVSAILTYTQPLFVFCMAIPFLGEKASIGRVLGVFIGFLGVVVLSTRGGSLIDRLDLPVFLLVAGAFLWAAAIIYYKKFLSHVDPAVTNIFQLGVGVVLLTPVIALKGLAFPPSLEYIPVILYTSVCAQGVALTLWVLLLREEEATVLSSSSFMVPVAAFMFGWLILGETVEPKVLLGSALILTGVYIVNKI from the coding sequence TTGGTTGTTGTTTTGATATGGAGTTCTAACTGGCCGATTATGAAGGTGGGTCTAACTTATGTCGACCCGTGGAGCTTTATCTACCACAGGTTTCTACTGTCTACGACCGCTCTTTTTCTGCTTCTATTAATTTTAAAGAGGAAGGTCCCAACCGATAGAAGAGTTCTTGTTAGACTTTTCATACTAGGTCTTATCACAAGCATAGGGATAACATTGACGAGTTTAGGTTTAGTGTATGAGAAATCTGGGGTAAGCGCGATCTTGACGTATACCCAACCTTTATTCGTCTTCTGCATGGCTATACCGTTTTTAGGCGAGAAGGCTAGTATCGGTCGAGTTCTAGGCGTTTTCATAGGATTTCTAGGGGTTGTAGTCCTCTCTACTAGAGGCGGTAGCCTTATCGATAGACTTGATCTACCTGTTTTTCTCTTGGTAGCTGGTGCGTTTCTTTGGGCCGCCGCGATCATATATTACAAGAAGTTTCTAAGCCATGTAGACCCCGCCGTGACGAACATATTTCAGCTAGGAGTCGGCGTCGTCTTGCTTACTCCGGTGATCGCTCTGAAGGGCTTAGCGTTCCCTCCTTCACTTGAATACATCCCAGTCATTCTCTACACATCGGTTTGTGCCCAAGGTGTGGCGTTAACCCTATGGGTCCTCCTATTAAGAGAGGAGGAGGCGACCGTCCTATCTTCCTCAAGCTTTATGGTTCCGGTAGCTGCCTTCATGTTCGGGTGGCTGATACTCGGAGAAACAGTGGAGCCGAAGGTACTACTTGGGTCAGCTCTTATACTTACTGGTGTTTACATAGTCAATAAAATCTAG
- a CDS encoding tyrosine--tRNA ligase, giving the protein MKVEEAEALIKRGLEEIITEDRLRTLLEEGRRLRGYIGVEPSGLFTLGWIIWARKVKDLIDVGVDFILLQATWHAWINDKLGGNLENIRLCAEYIEHCLQALGIPRDGYKVVYADELVSTSDYWGIVLRVAKSLTLKRVRRALTIMGRRAEEGAMDFSKLIYPCMQVSDIFYLDLDLCLGGMDQRRAHVLAIEVAKRLGRKKPVALHTPLLIGLAGLGRMEGAIKGEALYEFKMSKSKPETAIFVHDTEEEVEKKLLKAYCPPKMIENNPVLEICRLILFPEPGFRLKIERPLKYGGDLEVQSYVELEDLYFKGQLHPLDLKNAVARALNEKLKPVRDYFKTVNEARELYEKMMSLTVTR; this is encoded by the coding sequence TTGAAGGTCGAGGAAGCTGAAGCTCTGATCAAGAGAGGGCTTGAAGAAATTATAACAGAGGATAGACTTAGAACTCTTCTAGAGGAGGGTAGACGGTTAAGAGGTTATATAGGTGTCGAACCGTCGGGTTTGTTCACATTGGGATGGATTATATGGGCTCGTAAAGTTAAAGACCTCATAGACGTAGGCGTCGACTTCATCCTTCTGCAGGCGACGTGGCACGCGTGGATAAACGATAAACTAGGCGGAAACCTAGAGAACATAAGGCTATGCGCCGAGTACATCGAACATTGTCTCCAGGCTTTAGGCATTCCTAGAGACGGCTATAAGGTCGTCTACGCAGACGAGCTCGTCTCTACAAGCGACTACTGGGGCATAGTGCTTAGAGTCGCGAAGTCTCTGACGTTGAAGAGGGTTAGAAGAGCCTTAACCATAATGGGTCGTAGAGCCGAGGAGGGGGCTATGGATTTCTCTAAGCTCATATATCCATGTATGCAAGTGTCCGATATCTTCTACCTCGACCTAGACCTATGCCTCGGAGGTATGGATCAGAGAAGAGCCCACGTATTGGCCATCGAGGTCGCCAAAAGGCTTGGTAGGAAAAAGCCTGTGGCTCTTCATACACCCCTACTCATAGGGCTCGCAGGCTTGGGTAGGATGGAGGGGGCTATAAAGGGAGAGGCGCTGTATGAGTTTAAGATGAGTAAGTCTAAGCCTGAAACCGCCATATTTGTACACGACACCGAAGAGGAGGTTGAGAAGAAGTTGTTGAAGGCTTACTGTCCTCCTAAGATGATCGAGAATAACCCGGTTCTAGAGATATGTCGTCTTATACTGTTTCCTGAGCCTGGGTTTAGACTTAAGATAGAAAGACCGCTGAAATATGGTGGAGACCTAGAGGTCCAAAGCTACGTCGAGCTTGAAGACCTATACTTCAAAGGACAGCTACATCCTTTAGACCTCAAAAACGCCGTGGCTAGGGCTTTAAATGAAAAACTTAAGCCGGTTAGAGACTATTTTAAGACCGTAAACGAGGCGCGTGAACTCTACGAGAAGATGATGAGCTTAACGGTTACGAGGTGA
- a CDS encoding toprim domain-containing protein — protein MKWTLERVELLMEALDELFKEWRDGACIVVEGKRDRDVLEDLGLKTGVVAFKTLNCCISDAIERLCYEDKVVILTDFDREGEELASRISDVLTRRGVDVNLEVRRKLSYILKGEVKGFEDLSSLLDRLSAKFKMSLTSFVTGYMERLGENP, from the coding sequence TTGAAGTGGACCTTAGAGCGTGTAGAGCTTCTCATGGAAGCCCTCGACGAGTTGTTTAAGGAGTGGAGGGACGGGGCATGCATAGTAGTCGAGGGTAAGAGGGATAGAGATGTCCTTGAAGACCTCGGTTTGAAAACCGGCGTCGTAGCGTTTAAGACGTTAAACTGTTGCATATCGGACGCGATCGAGAGGTTATGCTACGAAGATAAGGTGGTTATCCTGACGGATTTCGACCGTGAAGGTGAGGAATTAGCATCCCGTATATCTGATGTTTTGACTAGAAGGGGGGTTGATGTTAACCTTGAGGTCAGACGGAAGCTATCATATATCTTAAAAGGCGAGGTCAAGGGATTCGAGGACCTAAGCTCTCTACTCGATAGGTTATCGGCCAAGTTTAAGATGTCTCTGACCTCGTTTGTCACAGGGTATATGGAGCGTCTAGGGGAGAATCCTTGA